The Chloroflexota bacterium genome includes the window ATGGTAGGTAGTATTCTTGGAGTCCTCAGGTTGCCGCTGCCATCGGCCCGCAAGTTCACTCAGCAGCCGTTCTACCTGGACTGGTACGACACATCAAAATCGCAACTCCTGCTGCAGTATCAGCACAAGACGTTCGGCGACTACCTGGGGGACTACAGGGGAGCGCTGTCCCGGCGATTCTCGCCGGCTTTCCTGCCGTTCATGTGTTACTTCGTCGGCCCGCTTTTCGGGAAGCTGGTTATGAGACTGATATAGGCGTGCCCTGCATGACTCGACATTCGCCAAGTCCAGGCATGAGTGTCCGTGCACAGGAATGATTTGACACGCGGGCCTCTTCCCTGTTATTGAATTGATGCTATACGGTCGCAGTCAAGAGCAGCGCAGAGACTCTGGAAAGTGACCAATGGTCACTTAATTGTGGCTTCTCATCTGCTCCCGAAGTCAAAATACGGGTAACTCTAAATCTATAGGTGGTATCATTATTGGGGGCAGGTCAATTGGTTTCCTGGTGCCCCGCAAACCTGCGGGCAACATTAGTCGTAATTTTGGTATACAAACTTCCATCGTGACACCTAACCAGGTATAAGTGCCAATCCAACATAATCTTTGTTATTAAGTGTCTGCCCCGTGTTATCCGGGTGGGGACGCATCCGACTTCATTGACAGAGAAATGCGTTTACGTTCCGGATCGATCGTGAGCACCGTGACCGAAACCTTTTGATTGACCCTGACTACATCAGCCGGGTTTCTTACAAATTTATCAGACAGTTCGCTGATGTGCACGAGCCCGTCCTGGTGCACGCCGATGTCAACAAAAGCTCCAAAATTGGTCACATTGGTCACGATTCCGGCCAGCTTCATTCCCGGAGTGAGTCGGTCAATCGTCCTGATGTCCGCGGCGAAAGCGACCGCCTCAAAATGTTCACGAGGATCACGCCCCGGCTTGGCCAGCTCTACCATGATGTCCTGCAATGTCGGCAGCCCATACTCTTCCCCCGTGTAACTCTCAAGATTAATCCGGCGGCGCAAATCATCGCGGCGTATGAGGTCGGCCACCCCGCAGCCCATGTCCCTGGCCATGCAGTCTACGATATGATAGCTTTCCGGGTGCACGGCGCTGGCATCGAGGGGATTCTCTGCATTATCAATACGAAGGAACCCGGCGGCCAGCTCAAACGCCTTCGGGCCAAGCCGCGGTACTTTCTTGAGGTCTGCGCGGCTACGAAACGGGCCATTCTCATTTCTGTGGGCGATAACGTTCTTGGCCAGCGTGGGGCCAAGTCCCGAAACATAGGTGAGAAGCTGTTGACTGGCAGTATTTACTTTTACACCAACCTCATTTACACAGCTCATGACGGTTTCGTCGAGATTGCTCTTGAGTCTGCCTTGATCGACATCATGCTGGTATTGCCCCACCCCGATGGACTTGGGGTCTATCTTTACCAGTTCTGCGAGAGGGTCCAGTAGCCGCCGCCCGATGGATACCGCCCCGCGCACGGTGATATCCTGGTCAGGGAACTCTTCACGGGCGACGGCGGACGCGGAATAGATCGATGCGCCGCTTTCATTGACCATGACGACCGGCATTTTGTCCGGTAAGCTCAGCCCGCGAATGAATTCTTCGGTTTCCCGGCTGGCCGTGCCGTTGCCGATAGCAATAGCTTCAATGTGAAATCTTTGTATGAGATCGAGTATCGTTTGGCTGGCTTCCTGACTCCGCGCCGCCGACTGGTTCACGTAGATAACGGCATTGGCTAAAAGCTTGCCCTGAGGGTCCAGGCAAACCATCTTACAGCCGGTCCGATAACTGGGGTCGATGGCCAGTACAGCCCGCGGCCCCATTGGTGGAGCCATGAGTGTTTCACGCAGATTGCGCGCAAAGACACGGAGCGCCTCGTCATCGGCGCGCTCTTTAGCCTGCTGACGGATATCAGTTTCAATAGAGGGCGCTAGTAACCTCGGATAGCTATCCTCTACAGCCAGAACCACCTGTGCCGAAGCGGCACCGGTACTTTTAATGAAGCGTCGGTGCAGGAATGACAGCGCTTTTTCTTGAGGCGGTCTTATCCTGAGTTTCAGGAACCCCTCGTTCTCGCCACGCAACATAGCCAGCATCCGGTGACTGGGCACTCGGGCAACCGTCTCCTGCCAGTCGAAATAATTGCCATATTTGATGCCTTCGCCTTCCTTACCTTTAACCACGCTTGATTGAATGATTCCTTCTCGGTAAAAAAGACTGCGTATGATCTGCCTTGCCTGGGTGTCTTCATTGACCCACTCGGCAATGATGTCACGCGCTCCGGCCAGGGCATCCTCAATCGAACCGACACCTTTTTCCATGTTCACGAACGCGAGAGCTTCGTGAGACGGATTAGCAACCTCCTGAGCCAGTATCAGCTCGGCGAGAGGCTCAAGCCCTTTTTCTTTAGCCATGGTGGCCCGGGTGCGCCGTTTGGGGCGGTAGGGAAGGTAAATATCCTCCAATGCGGTCAGGGTCGCCGCCGATTCGACAGAACTGCGTAACTCGGCTGTGAGTACATTCTGTTCCTCAAGTGATTTCAGGATTGCCTGGCGCCGACTATCGAGCGCCGCCAGCCGTGTCAGGCCGTCCCGTATTTCGCCAAGTACCACCTCGTCAAGTGACCCGGTTTTCTCCTTGCGATAGCGTGCAATGAATGGAATAGTCGCTCCCGCATCAAGCAGGGACCTGACAGCCTCTACTTGCTGGTGTGTGACTCCTGCCTGGTTGGCAATGGTCATGCTATGAGTTTCAAGCATTGCGTTTTTATCTCCAGGTGATGGATATCGATAATTGTACTACATAGTTCCCGCGCTCTTAAATCAACTGCTATATCCCAAATCCGTGGATTCTCAAAGTGGGTGTCATCCTTCTGCGGAAGGACGACCTGCCCCGTATGTCAAAAGTGGGTGTCAGGTCCCCGACCTGACCACGTCATTCCTGCGTAGGCAGGAATCCAGAGGGGTGGTACCATACCCTCTGGCCTCCACTTGGAGAGGCTGTCCGAAAACTCTAAAAATTGGAGTTTTTTGAAGCTAGCCATTTCTCTGCTCAAAGCTGAGACATTTACATTTCGGACAGCCTCTGACATTAACGCGAAGTAATCCACGGATTAAGGATATGGGGATATTAAGAAGGTGCGCTGAATTTCATGTCTGAGGGCTAGGCGTGAAAGTATGGGGCAAAAATGAACGAGTTTTAGTCCGTGATCTAACAACACGTCACATTGTGCAGGCCAGCCCCCCCCCATTTATATCTGACCACCCCAACGTGCTATAATTGAACCCGCAAAGGAACAAGCCTGCTAGATGAAGAAGCGCGTTTTCTCCGGTGCCCGCCCCACAGGCCGACAGCATATCGGCAACTACCTCGGGGCGATCCAGAATTACGTCAGTCTCCAGAATGAGTACGAGTGTGTCTACTGCATCGTTGACCTTCACGCACTGACTACCCTTCAGGGTGCTGAAGCAGTTAGGCACATTCAGCAGAATATCCGCGAGATGATCCTCGACTGGCTGGCAGCGGGGCTTGACCCGCAGAAGAGCATCCTTTTTGTCCAGTCAGAGGTGCCCGAGGTGACTGAGCTTCACACCCTGCTGAGCATGACTACCCCGTTGAGCTGGCTGATGAGGGTGCCCACCTTCAAGGAGAAGGTGAAGATGCAGCCGGATAATGTGAACTACGGACTGCTGGGCTACCCCGTGCTGATGACCTCGGACATCGTGCTCTATAAGGCCGAGTTTGTCCCGGTGGGTGAAGATCAATTGCCCCACCTGGAACTGGCCCGCGAGATCGTGAGGCGTTTCAACAGCCTCTACGGCGATACCTTCCCCGAACCCCAGCCGAAGATGACCAGCGCACCGCTGATCCTGGGCCTGGACGGCGTGCAGAAGATGAGCAAGCAGCTTAATAACCACATTGAGCTGGCAGCTACGCCGCAGGAGACCGCTGAGCGGATAATGACCGCTTTCACCGATCCAGCCCGGAAGCGCAAGAGCGATCCGGGGCATCCCGAAATCTGCAATATCTACCGCCTTCATCAGTTGTTTAAACCTGGCAAGGCGGAAGAGATAGCCCCGCAGTGCCGCAGCGCGGCCATTGGCTGCGTGGAATGCAAACGGCTGCTGGCTCAGGAGATCAACGAGGCCCTGGCACCCCTCCGCGAAAGGCGGAGTGAGTTGGCTACCAGGCCGGAGTATGTCAGGGATGTGCTGGCCGAGGGGGCGCAGCGCGCCCGGGCCATCGCCAGGGAGACTATCAGGGAAGTCAAAGACAGAATGGGTCTTATTTCGAAGGGAATATGATGGTGCGTTTACCTTTGTCCCGAAGCGGCAGAGAAGTTCTGGAGATAGCCACCCAGGCAGCAGAGGAGGCAGGAAGCCTCCTCTTAAAGCATATGCACGGCCAACTGAAGCTGGGGTACAAGGAGGGAAGAGCTAACCTGGTTACTGATGTGGATGTTCTGGCCGAGAAGAGCGTCATGTCCGTTCTCCGTAGTGAGTATCCGGATTTCGATATCCTTTCCGAGGAGTCTCCAGCTATAGTCCAGGGTTCCCCCTATAC containing:
- the trpS gene encoding tryptophan--tRNA ligase, producing the protein MKKRVFSGARPTGRQHIGNYLGAIQNYVSLQNEYECVYCIVDLHALTTLQGAEAVRHIQQNIREMILDWLAAGLDPQKSILFVQSEVPEVTELHTLLSMTTPLSWLMRVPTFKEKVKMQPDNVNYGLLGYPVLMTSDIVLYKAEFVPVGEDQLPHLELAREIVRRFNSLYGDTFPEPQPKMTSAPLILGLDGVQKMSKQLNNHIELAATPQETAERIMTAFTDPARKRKSDPGHPEICNIYRLHQLFKPGKAEEIAPQCRSAAIGCVECKRLLAQEINEALAPLRERRSELATRPEYVRDVLAEGAQRARAIARETIREVKDRMGLISKGI
- a CDS encoding Tex family protein; translated protein: MLETHSMTIANQAGVTHQQVEAVRSLLDAGATIPFIARYRKEKTGSLDEVVLGEIRDGLTRLAALDSRRQAILKSLEEQNVLTAELRSSVESAATLTALEDIYLPYRPKRRTRATMAKEKGLEPLAELILAQEVANPSHEALAFVNMEKGVGSIEDALAGARDIIAEWVNEDTQARQIIRSLFYREGIIQSSVVKGKEGEGIKYGNYFDWQETVARVPSHRMLAMLRGENEGFLKLRIRPPQEKALSFLHRRFIKSTGAASAQVVLAVEDSYPRLLAPSIETDIRQQAKERADDEALRVFARNLRETLMAPPMGPRAVLAIDPSYRTGCKMVCLDPQGKLLANAVIYVNQSAARSQEASQTILDLIQRFHIEAIAIGNGTASRETEEFIRGLSLPDKMPVVMVNESGASIYSASAVAREEFPDQDITVRGAVSIGRRLLDPLAELVKIDPKSIGVGQYQHDVDQGRLKSNLDETVMSCVNEVGVKVNTASQQLLTYVSGLGPTLAKNVIAHRNENGPFRSRADLKKVPRLGPKAFELAAGFLRIDNAENPLDASAVHPESYHIVDCMARDMGCGVADLIRRDDLRRRINLESYTGEEYGLPTLQDIMVELAKPGRDPREHFEAVAFAADIRTIDRLTPGMKLAGIVTNVTNFGAFVDIGVHQDGLVHISELSDKFVRNPADVVRVNQKVSVTVLTIDPERKRISLSMKSDASPPG